In Streptomyces nojiriensis, the sequence AAGTAGACCGTGCCCACGCCGACGGCGCAGGTCAGGGTGAGGAGCAGGAGCAACCGGCGGCTCATCCCGGACCCCCGGTGAACGGCGCCCGTCATGGGGGGAGTTGTCATGAGGGGAGTTCACGGCACGACCCCGGACGCGACAATCGATGTAGCGTATGCCTTCATGATCAGCTTCGAGCTCGGCGTCGAGGACCTCGCCGACACCCGGTTCGCGCTCTCACCCCTGTACGAGACCGTCCTCAGCCTGCGCGTGCTGCGCGAGCCGGGGCTCTCCGCCCTGCACCTCCCGTGGCGCAGGTCGGTCCTCGGCACACCGGACGCACCGGGCGCACTCGGCGGGCTCGACACCGAGCTGCTGATGTCCGTGGTCGCGGTACGGCGCACCCTGCCCGACTTCCTCACCCCCCGCCCCGCGAGCTTCGCGCCCTCCTTCGAGGAGGAACTGGCCACCGTCGGCCGGACGCCCCCCGACCTGGTCCGCCGCGACCTGCTGGCCGCGCACGCCCCGGACCCGCTCCCCGCCCCGCTGCGCGCCGCCCTCGCCCCCGACGACGGACCCGTCGCCGCACTTCGCGACGCCCTGTGCGCGCTGCTGCGCCGGTACTGGGAGATCGCCGTCCAGCCGATGTGGCCGCGGATGCGCCTCCTGCTGGAGGCCGACATGACCTATCGCGCGCGGCAGCTGGCCATGGGCGGAGCCCGTCTCCTCTTCGCCGACATCCACCCGAACCTGCGGTGGCACGACGGCGTGCTGCACATCGGGCAGATGATCAGCCGGCACCGCGTCGTGGCGTCCGGCCGCGGGCTGCTCCTCGTGCCGTCCGTGTTCGCGCACAAGCCCGCACCCCCGGTCAGCCCCGAGGAGGCGCCGACGCTCGCGTACCCGAGTCGCGGCGTGGCCACCCTCTGGGCGCGCGAGCCCGTCGCCGGCCCGGCCGCCCTGGTGTCCCTGCTGGGCGCGCCCAAGGCGAGACTGCTCGGCCTGCTCGACGAACCGCTGCCCACCGTCGAGCTGGCCCGCCGCCTCGGGGTCACCGCGAGCGCCGTGTCCCAGCACCTGGGCGTGCTGTACGCCACCGGCCTCGTCTCCCGGGCGCGCGACGGACGGCAGGTCCTCTACCGCCGCAGCCCGCTCGGCGACGAGCTGAGCGTGCGGAGCCGCGCGGGGTGAGCGTGGGCCCCGCGCGCTCAGGCGCTCGCCCGTGCGGGCCGGCGCAGCAGGTAGCCGGCCGCGGCCGTGACCAGGACGGCCATGCAGACGATGAACACCAGCCCGGCGCCCTCCAGACCGATCGGGCCCACCAGCAGCCCCACCCCGATCACCGGCAGCGAGATGCCCGCGTACGCCACCACGAACAGCATCGAGATCACCGCGGCGCGCCGGTCCGGGGGCGAGGCCGCGGCCACCGCGGCCAGCGCACCGCGGAACGCCAGGCCCTGCCCGGCCCCGCCGACGACCGCGCTCGCCACCACCAGCGCCAACAGGTCCCACCACAGCGCGCCCGCGAGCAGCGCCAGCCCGGCGAGCAGCCCCGCGCAGCCCAGCGGCAGCGACCGGCCCACCCCGACCCGGTCGACGGCCAGTTGCCCGGCGGTCGAGGCGAAGAAGGCCAGCGCGACGACCAGCCCGCTCACCGCGCGGTTGTGCACGTCCAGGGACTGCGCGAGGAAGGCGGGGCTGACCGAGGTGAACACCCCGAACAGCGCGAAGCCCACGAAGGCGGCGATCGCCGCGGGCACGAACACCGGCCGCACCTGCGGGGGCAGACCGGGCCGCTGCGGCCGTACCGTACGCAGCGGCCGGCGGTCGCGCACGGTCTCGGGGAGCCGCGCCAGGACCACGGCCGAGACGGCCACCAGCGCCAGGTGCACGGCGAACGGCAGGTACAGCGGCCAGGCGGCGTACTGCGCGAGCACTCCGGCGAGCAGCGGGCCGCAGCCCAGCCCGCCCATGTTGGCGGCCGTCGCCACCAACGTGGCCCGCGTGGCGCCGCCGCTGGGCGCCAGTTCCATCACGTAGGCCGTGGCGGCCCCGGTGAACAGCCCGGCGGACAGCCCCGACAGCAGCCGGCCCGCGTACAGCCAGCCCATGCCGGTGGCGGACAGGAAGCAGACGGCGCTGGCCGCCGAGAAGGCCAAACCGGCCAGCAGCACGGGACGCCTGCCGACGGTGTCCGAGGCGTTGCCCGCCAGCAGCAGCACGCCGATCACCCCGAAGGCGTACACGGCGTACACGACGGTCACCACCAGCTCGGAGAACCCGAACTTCTCCTGGTAGAGCCCGTACAGGGGGGTGGGCAGCGTGGTGCCCGCCATACACACGGCGAACACCGCCCCGCCGAGCAAGCACGGGCGCCACCGCCGGCGATCATCCTCCATGCCGCCGACGGTAACCCCGCCGCCGCGGCCCGGCGCGGCGGCGGCCGCGCCCGCCGGTCAGGGGCGGCCCGCGTGGAGTTCCAGCGGGCCGGCGCCCGTGGCGCGGGCGGTCAGGCAGGCGGTGATCTGGCGCCGCAGGGCGGGTTTGACCAGGCCGGGGAGTTCCACGGGGGTGACGGTGCGCCACTGGAGCAGCTCGGCCCGGTCCAGCCGGATCCGGGCGAGGGCGGGGGCGTCGAGGACGCCGCCGTCGTAGAGGAAACGGATACGGGCCGGACGGCCGGGCTTGTGGGACCAGTTCACGGCGAGCAGCCGGCCCGGGGCGAGGTCGAGGCCGAGCTCCTCGAGGACCTCCCGCCGGGCGGCGGCGCGCGGGATCTCGCCGAGGTCGCTGTCGATGCCGCCCCCGGGCAGGTTCCAGCGGTCGGACCTGCCGTACGCGGGCTGTACCAGCAGGATCCGGCCGTCGGAGCCGGTGAACAGCACGCTCGCCGCGGTCACCGCCTTGGGGCGGCTGGCCCGGTGGCTGGCCGGGTCGAGGGTGCCCGAGTGCTCCAGGGCCACGCGCCGGGCCGGATCCAGACCGGCCGGGGAGCCCGGCTGGGGCACCCCGTCGACGAGGTGGGCGAAGGAGCCGGTGTGCAGGGCGGCCAGTGCGGCGCGCAGCCGGGGCGCGACCCGGGCGGGCAGCAGCGCGCAGGCCGCCTCCGGCGGGAGCCAGCGCGCCTCGGTCGCTTCCCCGACGGGGAAGGAGACCGCCGCGGCCTCCTGCGGCGGGACCGGGCCGACGAGGTGGACGTGCACGATCACGGAGCGGCCGGGCGTACCCGCCGTGGCGGGCGGACGGGAGTCCACCGCCAGCAGCCGGCCGGCGGGCAGAGCGAGGTTCAGCCCTTCCCGCAGCGCGCGGGCGAGCCCTTCCTCCGGGGTCTCGGTGCCGTGGACCGAGCCGCCCGGCAGCTCCGGTTCCGTCCTGCCCGGGGTGGTCAGTACGAGGACCCGGCCGCGCGTGTCCAGGACGACCCCGGTGGCGGCCACGAGCGGGGAGGGACGGTCGGGCACGGCGGGCTCCTGCGGATCGGATCGGCGGCCACCAGCACTATGCCCCGGCCTCGGCGGTGCCCGGCGCCGACATGCGGGCTAGGTCCTGTC encodes:
- a CDS encoding helix-turn-helix domain-containing protein, producing MISFELGVEDLADTRFALSPLYETVLSLRVLREPGLSALHLPWRRSVLGTPDAPGALGGLDTELLMSVVAVRRTLPDFLTPRPASFAPSFEEELATVGRTPPDLVRRDLLAAHAPDPLPAPLRAALAPDDGPVAALRDALCALLRRYWEIAVQPMWPRMRLLLEADMTYRARQLAMGGARLLFADIHPNLRWHDGVLHIGQMISRHRVVASGRGLLLVPSVFAHKPAPPVSPEEAPTLAYPSRGVATLWAREPVAGPAALVSLLGAPKARLLGLLDEPLPTVELARRLGVTASAVSQHLGVLYATGLVSRARDGRQVLYRRSPLGDELSVRSRAG
- a CDS encoding MFS transporter, with the protein product MEDDRRRWRPCLLGGAVFAVCMAGTTLPTPLYGLYQEKFGFSELVVTVVYAVYAFGVIGVLLLAGNASDTVGRRPVLLAGLAFSAASAVCFLSATGMGWLYAGRLLSGLSAGLFTGAATAYVMELAPSGGATRATLVATAANMGGLGCGPLLAGVLAQYAAWPLYLPFAVHLALVAVSAVVLARLPETVRDRRPLRTVRPQRPGLPPQVRPVFVPAAIAAFVGFALFGVFTSVSPAFLAQSLDVHNRAVSGLVVALAFFASTAGQLAVDRVGVGRSLPLGCAGLLAGLALLAGALWWDLLALVVASAVVGGAGQGLAFRGALAAVAAASPPDRRAAVISMLFVVAYAGISLPVIGVGLLVGPIGLEGAGLVFIVCMAVLVTAAAGYLLRRPARASA
- a CDS encoding NUDIX hydrolase; protein product: MPDRPSPLVAATGVVLDTRGRVLVLTTPGRTEPELPGGSVHGTETPEEGLARALREGLNLALPAGRLLAVDSRPPATAGTPGRSVIVHVHLVGPVPPQEAAAVSFPVGEATEARWLPPEAACALLPARVAPRLRAALAALHTGSFAHLVDGVPQPGSPAGLDPARRVALEHSGTLDPASHRASRPKAVTAASVLFTGSDGRILLVQPAYGRSDRWNLPGGGIDSDLGEIPRAAARREVLEELGLDLAPGRLLAVNWSHKPGRPARIRFLYDGGVLDAPALARIRLDRAELLQWRTVTPVELPGLVKPALRRQITACLTARATGAGPLELHAGRP